Proteins co-encoded in one Ignavibacteria bacterium genomic window:
- a CDS encoding alpha/beta hydrolase, with amino-acid sequence MKKLFIIPLLLLLIPVSINAQKEEVIVSGELQAGGKPIELIFVIKPGRSIIEVPVQYVYDMELTSAYFKDDSLFVLHDPMKMKYSGKVYGSIDSINGIYTQGNYSSPLTLFPKNDYKPVVRTQKISPPYPYYTKDVTFKNKVEGFELAGTVTAPDSIGKYPAVILVTGSGPQDRDESLVGHKPFLVIADYLTRNGIAVLRYDDRGTAKSKGNFKSAKTLDFVVDASSAIDFLRTLPFVDTTKTGLIGHSEGGIVAPIAANENSGIKFIVSLAGPGVTGKEIIMEQTILLARAENAEEKDLEIFKGLLKSCLDAILANPEFAAKQLDSAYKAFMSQFPEEEKERLQKLEQFDKRGFFSFTTPWFLQFLILDPVSYIEKLKVPMLALWGSKDLQVPPDQSMPPVKKALEKAGVDYEIEIFDSLNHLFQKVKTGGMNEYATTETTIEPEVLERLVKFIKALK; translated from the coding sequence ATGAAAAAATTGTTCATAATCCCTTTATTGCTTTTGTTGATTCCGGTCAGTATCAATGCACAAAAGGAAGAGGTAATTGTATCAGGAGAACTACAGGCAGGTGGAAAACCGATTGAATTGATCTTTGTAATTAAACCGGGACGAAGTATAATTGAAGTACCGGTTCAGTATGTTTATGATATGGAACTCACTTCCGCTTATTTCAAGGATGACAGTCTCTTCGTTCTTCACGATCCAATGAAGATGAAATATTCAGGAAAAGTTTACGGTTCGATCGATTCCATTAACGGGATTTATACTCAGGGAAATTACTCGTCACCCCTCACTCTGTTTCCCAAAAATGACTATAAACCTGTCGTCAGAACACAGAAAATTTCACCACCATATCCTTATTACACCAAAGATGTAACATTCAAAAACAAGGTGGAGGGTTTTGAACTCGCGGGAACGGTAACAGCTCCCGATTCGATTGGTAAATATCCTGCAGTAATATTGGTGACAGGTTCCGGTCCACAGGACAGAGATGAAAGTCTTGTTGGTCATAAACCATTTTTAGTGATTGCTGACTACTTAACCCGCAACGGAATTGCCGTTCTTAGATATGATGACAGAGGAACAGCCAAATCGAAAGGTAACTTTAAAAGTGCCAAAACACTTGATTTCGTGGTTGATGCATCCTCTGCAATCGATTTTCTTCGGACACTCCCGTTTGTGGATACCACGAAAACGGGGCTAATTGGTCACAGCGAGGGCGGGATCGTCGCGCCCATTGCAGCAAACGAGAATTCCGGAATTAAATTTATTGTCTCTCTTGCCGGTCCGGGTGTTACCGGGAAGGAGATCATTATGGAACAAACCATACTTCTCGCAAGAGCCGAGAATGCAGAAGAAAAGGATCTGGAAATCTTCAAAGGACTTCTAAAATCGTGTCTTGATGCAATTCTTGCCAACCCTGAGTTTGCAGCAAAACAGCTCGATTCCGCTTACAAAGCTTTTATGTCACAATTCCCCGAAGAGGAAAAAGAGAGACTTCAGAAACTGGAACAGTTTGATAAGAGAGGTTTTTTCTCCTTCACTACGCCCTGGTTTTTGCAGTTTTTGATCCTCGATCCTGTTTCTTACATAGAGAAACTTAAAGTTCCTATGCTTGCTTTGTGGGGAAGTAAAGATTTGCAGGTGCCCCCAGATCAGAGCATGCCACCTGTAAAAAAGGCGCTCGAAAAAGCGGGTGTTGATTATGAGATCGAGATATTCGACTCCCTTAATCACCTGTTTCAAAAAGTAAAGACCGGCGGCATGAACGAGTATGCTACTACCGAGACAACCATAGAACCTGAGGTACTTGAGAGATTAGTGAAATTTATCAAGGCTCTCAAATAA
- a CDS encoding PEP/pyruvate-binding domain-containing protein produces MPHSENKSRISTQLDERMKEISFLHELEDLLHDPTLLKEDIFSIIIHRMQSAWQHPDICEVRLRYRDKTFDTGAYIEDMPVLNQDLIAGEKIVGDIQVTYVKEAPNADIGPFLKEEKRLLETVANRLGDFIYNQRLKKKLDKKKVEEAVKEKTEWRIVVDMIRKTDPALFMRLLRKMLHQLNWKGIEEAEALLKEMSIDLKGDEERKTEDENRPLQKRIINDYDNYINAILKLTSENFTEEEILWRVQKWIQNDNTSSLIKVLESQDSSLADISDAIRRFYHMAPEKIELSPATVKGLRVSLLRRFLTDDLDFIQIAKDYVKLTDFHKLIDKMIFLPGSHGKLGGKSSGVFLAHNILTASVNDAELPFEVKIPKTWYLTSDCIMQFIQYNNLEEVYEHKYRDIEEIRVEYPQVLQLFKDSQFPPDIFKGLSLALDDFGNSPIIVRSSSLLEDQVGSAFSGKYKSLFLANQGSKPERLSALMDAIAEVYASTFGPDPIEYRSERGLIDFHEEMGIMIMEVVGTRVKDYFFPAFAGVAFSNNEFRWSPRINREDGLVRIVPGLGTRAVDRVSDDYPILIAPGQPNLRVNVTFEESLRYSPKNIDLINLKTNQFQTIEIDQLIKEVGDEYPQINNIVSVISNGMLRPPNPLQVDYQNDDFVVTFNGLLNKSQFLQKMHTILQILQNKFGVPVDVEFASDGKDFYLLQCRPQSYSKQHTADTIPKNIPADRVLFSTNKYISNGKVNPVRFIVYVDPDGYDSLQTKEAMLEVASVVGKLNKMLPRRKFILMGPGRWGSRGDIKLGVSVTYSQINNTAMLIEIAKQKGNYKPDLSFGTHFFQDLVESSIRYLPLFLDETNANFNEAFIKKSDNLLIDMLPDSAHLSSVVYVTDIMDEFDGGTLKILMNAEEEKAIAVIMPEGYTEPEVHDDSSTHTFKELGADIKYNRNAKFFERMVSKLDKDKYKIESVYYLPPVHAMEADRMRSVLLVKSFATDNLLHNLRVYMNVWNDCLNVIEHRNEEHEVDRVFDYIITDDVDGYLREFSEAGTYMINQLYPASRNDFLS; encoded by the coding sequence ATGCCCCACTCCGAAAACAAATCAAGAATATCAACTCAACTTGACGAGAGAATGAAAGAGATCAGTTTTCTCCACGAACTGGAAGACCTTTTGCATGACCCGACACTTCTCAAAGAGGATATTTTTTCAATCATAATACATCGAATGCAATCTGCATGGCAGCATCCTGATATTTGTGAAGTGCGGCTCCGCTACAGGGATAAAACCTTCGATACAGGGGCATATATCGAAGACATGCCTGTCCTCAATCAGGATTTGATAGCCGGTGAGAAAATCGTTGGTGACATTCAGGTTACTTATGTGAAAGAGGCACCTAATGCCGATATCGGTCCTTTCCTGAAGGAGGAAAAAAGGCTTCTCGAGACAGTGGCTAACCGGCTTGGTGATTTTATCTATAATCAGCGGCTCAAAAAGAAACTTGACAAGAAAAAGGTTGAAGAAGCCGTCAAAGAAAAAACCGAGTGGCGAATTGTAGTCGATATGATCAGGAAGACAGATCCTGCGCTCTTTATGCGTCTCCTCAGGAAAATGCTGCACCAGTTGAACTGGAAAGGGATCGAGGAAGCCGAAGCACTGCTGAAAGAGATGAGCATCGATCTTAAAGGGGATGAGGAAAGAAAAACCGAGGATGAGAATCGACCTCTCCAAAAAAGAATAATCAACGATTATGATAACTACATTAACGCCATTCTGAAACTTACGAGTGAGAACTTTACCGAAGAGGAAATCCTCTGGAGAGTCCAAAAATGGATTCAGAACGATAATACCAGTTCCCTCATAAAAGTACTCGAATCACAGGATTCCTCTCTCGCGGATATCTCCGATGCCATCAGAAGATTCTATCATATGGCACCTGAAAAAATCGAATTGTCGCCTGCCACGGTTAAGGGACTAAGGGTGTCGCTTCTGAGAAGATTTCTCACGGATGATCTCGATTTTATTCAGATCGCAAAAGATTATGTAAAATTGACAGACTTCCACAAACTCATCGACAAAATGATTTTTCTCCCCGGAAGTCACGGCAAACTCGGCGGTAAAAGTTCGGGGGTGTTTTTAGCCCATAACATTCTCACTGCAAGTGTAAATGATGCAGAACTGCCATTCGAAGTGAAAATTCCCAAAACATGGTACCTGACTTCCGATTGTATTATGCAGTTTATTCAGTACAATAACCTTGAAGAAGTTTACGAGCACAAATACCGTGACATCGAAGAGATCAGAGTCGAATATCCTCAGGTGCTTCAGCTATTCAAAGACAGTCAGTTTCCTCCCGATATTTTTAAAGGACTTTCACTCGCTCTCGATGATTTTGGCAACAGTCCCATAATTGTAAGAAGTTCCAGCCTTTTGGAGGATCAGGTTGGATCGGCTTTTTCAGGAAAATACAAATCGCTTTTCCTCGCAAACCAGGGGAGCAAGCCGGAACGTCTCAGCGCTTTAATGGATGCCATTGCCGAGGTGTATGCCTCTACATTTGGACCCGATCCAATCGAATACAGATCGGAAAGAGGTCTGATCGATTTCCATGAAGAGATGGGCATCATGATCATGGAGGTGGTGGGTACCCGGGTTAAAGATTACTTCTTCCCCGCATTCGCCGGTGTTGCTTTCAGCAACAACGAATTTAGATGGTCACCAAGAATCAACAGGGAAGACGGCCTTGTAAGAATTGTGCCGGGCCTCGGTACACGCGCCGTTGACCGTGTAAGTGATGACTATCCAATTCTTATAGCTCCCGGGCAGCCGAATCTCAGGGTTAATGTTACATTCGAGGAATCACTTAGGTATTCTCCGAAAAACATTGATCTTATTAATCTTAAAACGAACCAGTTTCAGACTATTGAGATCGACCAGCTCATTAAAGAAGTGGGGGACGAGTACCCTCAAATCAATAATATCGTATCTGTAATTTCGAACGGTATGCTTAGACCCCCGAACCCGCTGCAGGTTGATTATCAGAATGATGATTTTGTGGTTACATTTAACGGACTTTTGAATAAATCTCAGTTCCTTCAGAAAATGCACACCATCCTGCAGATTTTGCAGAATAAATTTGGAGTCCCCGTCGATGTTGAATTTGCAAGTGATGGCAAAGATTTTTATCTGCTGCAGTGCCGTCCCCAAAGTTACTCGAAACAGCATACTGCGGATACCATACCTAAAAATATTCCGGCAGACAGGGTTCTCTTTTCTACAAACAAATACATTTCGAACGGTAAAGTGAATCCTGTGCGGTTCATTGTATATGTGGATCCTGACGGTTACGACAGTCTCCAAACAAAAGAGGCTATGCTGGAGGTCGCATCCGTTGTTGGAAAACTAAACAAGATGCTTCCTAGAAGAAAGTTTATTTTGATGGGACCGGGGAGATGGGGAAGTCGGGGAGATATCAAACTTGGCGTGAGTGTGACATACTCCCAAATAAACAATACTGCAATGTTGATAGAAATTGCTAAACAAAAAGGTAATTACAAACCTGACCTTAGTTTCGGAACTCATTTCTTCCAGGATCTGGTTGAATCTTCCATTCGATACCTGCCACTCTTCCTGGATGAGACTAATGCCAATTTTAACGAGGCGTTCATCAAGAAGTCGGACAACCTTCTAATCGATATGCTGCCTGACAGTGCCCATCTTTCAAGTGTCGTCTATGTGACAGACATTATGGATGAGTTTGATGGTGGTACACTCAAAATACTGATGAATGCTGAAGAAGAAAAGGCAATCGCTGTAATAATGCCCGAAGGGTACACAGAACCTGAAGTGCACGATGACAGTTCAACTCATACATTCAAAGAACTCGGTGCTGATATCAAGTACAATAGAAATGCCAAGTTCTTCGAAAGAATGGTGTCGAAGCTGGATAAGGACAAGTATAAAATAGAGTCAGTCTACTATCTTCCTCCTGTCCATGCAATGGAAGCAGACAGGATGAGATCGGTACTCCTCGTTAAATCATTTGCAACAGACAATCTTCTCCACAACCTGAGGGTTTATATGAATGTCTGGAATGATTGTCTAAATGTGATTGAACACAGGAACGAGGAACACGAGGTTGACAGGGTATTCGATTATATAATAACTGACGATGTGGATGGATATCTGAGAGAGTTTTCCGAAGCAGGAACATACATGATCAATCAGTTGTATCCTGCATCAAGAAACGATTTTCTGAGCTAA
- a CDS encoding Glu/Leu/Phe/Val dehydrogenase — protein MSESGFNAFAMAQAQFDKVAELLELDEATRDLLRNPLREYHFSISVKMDDGSNKVFKGFRCQHNDARGPAKGGIRFHPQETVDTVRALSMWMTWKCAVVDIPLGGGKGGVICNPHNLSMREQEAICRGWVRQIARNIGPIQDVPAPDVMTNPQHMLWMLDEYEAIHGAKYPGFITGKPVGMGGSLGRTEATGYGVIYTLREALKLKGIDPKDTLASVQGFGNVAQYAIKLYTQLGGKVICVSSWDEEDQASYSFKRTTGIDLQELLSITNKFGGINKDKAKQLGYEVLAGDKWIEQDVDILIPAALENQIREDNVVKISPRVKFVAEGANGPTTPQADKYFEQKGIFVIPDFLANAGGVTCSYFEQVQGNMNYFWDKEEVLTKLDSKMTSAFHAVYDTSAKKKIYMRDAAYVIAISRVAQACHDRGWC, from the coding sequence ATGTCTGAATCAGGATTCAATGCTTTCGCCATGGCGCAAGCACAATTTGACAAAGTAGCAGAACTTCTCGAACTCGATGAAGCGACCCGCGACCTTTTAAGAAATCCTCTGCGCGAATATCATTTTAGCATTTCCGTTAAAATGGATGACGGCTCAAACAAGGTTTTTAAAGGTTTCAGATGTCAGCACAACGATGCAAGAGGTCCTGCAAAAGGTGGAATTCGTTTTCACCCGCAGGAAACAGTCGATACAGTAAGAGCCCTTTCGATGTGGATGACATGGAAGTGTGCAGTTGTTGATATTCCACTTGGCGGTGGCAAAGGTGGGGTAATCTGCAACCCTCATAACCTCAGCATGAGAGAGCAGGAAGCAATTTGCCGCGGTTGGGTTAGACAAATCGCAAGAAACATCGGACCAATCCAGGATGTACCTGCTCCCGATGTTATGACCAATCCTCAGCACATGTTGTGGATGCTCGATGAATATGAAGCAATTCACGGTGCTAAATATCCCGGATTCATTACCGGAAAACCCGTCGGGATGGGTGGATCACTTGGCAGAACCGAAGCTACAGGTTATGGTGTTATCTATACGCTTCGCGAAGCTTTGAAACTTAAAGGTATCGATCCTAAAGATACACTTGCAAGTGTTCAGGGTTTTGGAAATGTTGCCCAGTATGCAATTAAACTTTATACTCAACTTGGTGGCAAAGTTATCTGCGTTTCCAGTTGGGATGAAGAAGATCAGGCTTCATACAGCTTCAAGAGAACTACGGGAATAGATCTGCAAGAGCTTTTAAGCATCACAAACAAATTCGGCGGTATCAATAAAGATAAAGCCAAACAACTCGGTTATGAAGTACTCGCCGGAGACAAGTGGATCGAGCAGGATGTCGATATCCTGATCCCTGCAGCCCTCGAAAATCAAATAAGAGAAGATAATGTTGTCAAAATAAGCCCAAGAGTAAAGTTTGTTGCTGAAGGTGCAAACGGACCGACCACTCCTCAGGCTGACAAATATTTTGAACAAAAAGGTATCTTCGTTATTCCTGATTTCCTCGCAAATGCCGGTGGTGTGACCTGCAGTTATTTCGAACAGGTACAAGGAAACATGAACTACTTCTGGGATAAAGAAGAAGTTCTGACCAAGCTTGATTCAAAAATGACTTCAGCTTTCCATGCTGTTTATGACACTTCTGCAAAGAAGAAAATCTACATGAGAGATGCCGCTTATGTGATTGCGATCAGCAGAGTAGCTCAGGCTTGCCACGACAGAGGCTGGTGCTGA
- the purD gene encoding phosphoribosylamine--glycine ligase — protein MKVAIIGNGGREHALGYAIGKSPLCSRLFFLPGNGGTHTLGENVDIDLKDHNQVFSFVVIEQIDFVVIGPEIPIVDGLGDFLRNHGIVVFAPTAEAARIESEKSYSKRIMKKYGIPTAAYQKFTVDEYDTAVEYLFTGKFPVVLKADGLAAGKGVVIASNFTEAENALRDMMLNKVFGAAGSSVVIEEFMEGEEASIFAITDGENFVCLPAAQDHKRAGDGDTGPNTGGMGAYCPARVVTSEIERRVNSEIIVPFLAGLRAESNPFTGCLYVGIMITESGPKVVEFNCRFGDPETQAVLPVLEGDLLSLLYSAANGEIDSSKVWYENAAAVSVVAASQGYPGKYEKGFEIHGLNSVKGNSFVFHAGTEFKENKTLTTGGRVLAVTSVDSNGNLRSAIESAYTEIKKISFDNIYYRKDIGHKAL, from the coding sequence ATGAAGGTAGCGATAATTGGAAATGGTGGCAGGGAACATGCCCTCGGTTATGCGATTGGGAAATCCCCCCTGTGCTCCCGGCTTTTCTTTTTACCCGGAAATGGCGGTACACACACTCTTGGTGAAAATGTCGACATCGACCTGAAAGATCACAATCAGGTTTTCTCCTTCGTCGTTATTGAGCAAATCGATTTTGTCGTTATTGGTCCCGAAATTCCGATTGTTGACGGACTCGGTGATTTTCTCAGAAACCATGGAATAGTTGTTTTCGCACCCACCGCAGAGGCAGCACGAATCGAGTCTGAAAAATCATATTCGAAAAGAATCATGAAAAAATACGGAATTCCGACTGCTGCGTATCAAAAGTTCACAGTCGATGAGTATGATACTGCTGTCGAGTACCTCTTCACAGGCAAATTCCCGGTTGTCCTCAAAGCAGACGGACTTGCTGCCGGTAAGGGTGTTGTGATCGCTTCCAATTTTACTGAAGCGGAAAATGCACTTCGTGACATGATGCTTAACAAAGTTTTCGGCGCAGCCGGTTCATCTGTTGTGATAGAAGAATTTATGGAAGGGGAGGAGGCTTCAATTTTCGCTATTACCGACGGGGAAAATTTTGTTTGTCTTCCTGCAGCCCAGGATCACAAGAGAGCGGGTGATGGCGACACCGGTCCAAACACCGGCGGTATGGGGGCATATTGTCCGGCACGGGTAGTGACCTCTGAAATTGAGAGGAGAGTTAATTCTGAAATTATCGTCCCGTTTTTGGCAGGCTTGCGAGCTGAGTCAAATCCTTTCACAGGTTGTCTCTATGTGGGAATAATGATAACAGAATCAGGTCCAAAAGTCGTTGAGTTCAACTGCCGTTTTGGCGATCCTGAAACACAGGCTGTTCTACCTGTTCTTGAGGGTGATCTCCTCAGTTTGCTTTATTCTGCAGCCAATGGCGAGATTGACAGCAGCAAAGTTTGGTACGAAAATGCCGCTGCTGTAAGTGTGGTTGCCGCATCTCAAGGATATCCCGGTAAATATGAAAAAGGATTCGAGATTCACGGACTCAACAGTGTAAAGGGTAACAGTTTCGTTTTTCATGCCGGTACGGAATTTAAGGAAAATAAGACTTTAACGACAGGCGGCAGGGTGCTGGCTGTTACCTCTGTGGACTCAAACGGTAATCTCCGTTCGGCAATCGAGAGTGCATACACAGAAATAAAAAAAATCAGTTTTGATAATATTTATTACCGAAAAGATATAGGACACAAGGCACTTTAA
- a CDS encoding glycosyltransferase, whose protein sequence is MYKALIFSYYFPPKGLSGVQRTSKFVKYLPDFNWSPTVITTGDIAYFAHDHSLLEDLKNENIRVARVSGKEINSILKKKGTIKMPREIFRKIFSYISSWFYIPDNKRSWSKKAYKEAKKLCTEERFDVVFVTGPPFSSVEAALKISEEFKIPLFVDYRDLWYGNQFARYPTVWHRLKTKKEEDATLRKVDKIVVTNRRIKERLMKYYPFLTHNKMLIIPHGFDPEDIVKASQNIVKLSKKMVITYSGLFYEYITPKYFLKAFRQIVKENPEIAANIELHFIGFLRIENRKLIRRYNLQNFVVEHSYMEHNEALKKIMASDLLWFMVGKGRNADTISSSKMYEYFGTRKPVLACLPDGALRSHLADYEASYISDPYDIKKIKQNILKAYNDYTSGKQPKPDEEFVNRFDRRILTKQLATEFQFFLKVH, encoded by the coding sequence ATGTATAAAGCACTAATATTCTCATATTATTTTCCCCCAAAGGGGTTAAGCGGGGTACAAAGAACCTCAAAATTTGTTAAATATCTCCCTGATTTCAACTGGAGTCCCACGGTCATTACCACCGGGGATATTGCATACTTTGCTCATGATCATTCCCTGCTCGAAGATTTGAAAAATGAGAATATCAGGGTTGCAAGAGTGAGCGGAAAAGAGATAAACTCGATTCTCAAAAAGAAGGGCACAATAAAAATGCCCCGTGAGATATTCCGTAAAATCTTTTCCTACATCAGTTCCTGGTTCTACATCCCTGACAACAAAAGATCGTGGAGCAAAAAAGCTTACAAAGAGGCAAAAAAACTTTGTACTGAGGAGAGATTTGATGTCGTATTTGTTACCGGTCCTCCTTTCTCATCTGTTGAAGCAGCTTTGAAAATCAGCGAAGAATTTAAAATTCCACTCTTCGTCGACTATCGCGATCTCTGGTATGGAAATCAGTTTGCAAGGTATCCCACGGTATGGCACAGATTGAAGACCAAAAAAGAAGAGGATGCAACACTTCGTAAAGTTGACAAGATCGTGGTAACTAACCGCCGAATCAAGGAAAGACTGATGAAATATTATCCTTTCCTTACACACAATAAGATGTTGATTATTCCGCATGGCTTTGACCCTGAAGACATTGTGAAAGCTTCTCAGAATATTGTAAAACTCTCAAAAAAAATGGTGATTACCTATTCAGGACTGTTTTACGAATATATTACTCCCAAATATTTCCTGAAAGCTTTCAGACAAATAGTTAAAGAAAATCCTGAAATAGCAGCTAACATCGAACTGCACTTTATTGGATTTCTGAGGATTGAAAACAGAAAGCTTATCAGACGATACAATCTGCAGAATTTCGTTGTGGAACACAGTTATATGGAACACAATGAAGCACTTAAAAAGATTATGGCTAGTGACCTCCTTTGGTTTATGGTAGGGAAGGGAAGAAATGCTGATACAATCTCGAGCAGTAAAATGTACGAGTATTTTGGAACCAGAAAACCTGTCCTGGCGTGCCTGCCCGACGGTGCTTTGCGAAGCCACCTTGCTGACTATGAAGCAAGCTATATTTCCGATCCATATGATATTAAAAAAATCAAGCAAAACATTCTAAAAGCTTATAATGACTACACTTCCGGAAAACAACCAAAACCTGACGAGGAATTTGTGAACAGGTTTGACAGAAGAATCCTGACTAAACAACTCGCAACCGAATTTCAGTTTTTTCTGAAGGTGCACTAA
- a CDS encoding M24 family peptidase, which produces MINRYLDNRFSFLLNYKRDNMLDCIILANPSNIRYFSDFVSSNACLLAIGDEIMIITDPRYRLELEEVDGRIVRKVVSDPHEILKNFFPHRPVAVGGDSDLPASQIGRSLLRSKSRPIDITEAIDEFISIADDETLSRFEYANNVTKRVEQNIPNLLIPGMREFELRATISYFIHLSGCEEAFTPIVSFGTNTAKIHTEPSDRQLEKDSPVLIDFGVKYKGVSTDITRSFWFGKNPTEEYKKVMKIVKKSIKIAEKLCKPGKDTSKVYTASKEYLESKHNNPEECLPHSLGHGLGYEVHQTPRISSAKGTKFKEGQIITIEPGIYIPGKFGIRIENDWLITKDGPKLLTK; this is translated from the coding sequence ATGATAAACAGATATCTCGACAACAGATTCTCCTTCCTGCTAAACTATAAGCGGGATAATATGCTCGATTGCATCATCCTCGCCAATCCCTCAAATATCCGCTACTTCTCAGATTTTGTTTCCAGCAATGCATGCCTCCTTGCAATCGGAGACGAAATTATGATTATTACTGATCCGCGATACCGGCTCGAACTTGAGGAAGTGGATGGAAGAATAGTAAGAAAAGTTGTAAGCGATCCGCATGAGATTCTGAAAAATTTCTTCCCCCACAGACCTGTGGCTGTAGGTGGTGATTCTGATCTTCCGGCCTCGCAAATCGGCAGGAGTCTGCTACGAAGTAAATCACGACCAATCGACATTACGGAAGCAATAGATGAATTCATTTCCATCGCTGATGATGAAACTTTGTCACGCTTCGAATACGCAAATAATGTCACAAAAAGAGTTGAGCAAAACATTCCCAATCTTTTGATTCCGGGAATGCGGGAGTTTGAACTACGGGCGACCATCAGCTACTTTATCCATCTTTCAGGATGTGAAGAAGCATTCACACCAATAGTCTCTTTTGGTACAAATACCGCAAAAATTCACACGGAACCATCCGACAGGCAACTGGAAAAGGATTCACCCGTTTTAATTGATTTCGGAGTGAAATACAAGGGTGTTTCCACTGACATTACCCGCTCCTTCTGGTTTGGTAAAAACCCGACAGAAGAGTATAAAAAAGTAATGAAAATCGTCAAGAAATCGATTAAAATTGCTGAAAAACTGTGTAAACCCGGGAAAGATACTTCCAAAGTTTATACCGCTTCAAAAGAGTATCTGGAATCGAAGCATAATAATCCTGAAGAATGTCTGCCACATTCTCTCGGTCACGGGCTCGGTTATGAAGTACATCAGACTCCGAGAATCTCTTCAGCGAAGGGGACAAAATTTAAGGAGGGACAAATTATTACAATTGAACCGGGGATTTATATCCCGGGGAAATTTGGAATCAGAATTGAAAATGACTGGCTCATCACAAAAGATGGTCCAAAACTTCTAACGAAATAA
- the guaB gene encoding IMP dehydrogenase, which yields MDNEKFAYEGITFDDVLILPAKSSVLPREVDVSSQLSRGIRLNIPFLSAAMDTVTESKLAVAIAREGGIGILHKNMSIEQQAEEADRVKRSESGMIRNPVTLTSDKKAADAFEMMRKYSISGIPIVDSTGKLIGILTNRDLRFVKDPSLGVDELMTSKNLVTAAVGTTLEYAEELLHQHRIEKLPVVDGEGILRGLITFKDIQKKKRYPLACKDEMGRLRVGAAVGVSNDTFERMDRLVAVGVDVIIVDTAHGHSMGVINTIKKIRTKYPDIQLIAGNIATYEAALELYDAGVDAVKVGIGPGSICTTRVIAGIGVPQISAIMEVHRALKDKGIPIIADGGIKYSGDVAKAIAAGADTVMIGGLFAGTDESPGEKVLYDGRSFKVYRGMGSLDAMKKGSGDRYFQDSETEISKLVPEGVEGMVPYKGPLSDTVFQLTGGLKASMGYAGAATITDLKDKSRFVKITAASLKESHPHDIIVTKEAPNYQKI from the coding sequence ATGGACAACGAAAAGTTTGCTTACGAAGGTATCACATTCGACGATGTGCTGATACTTCCTGCTAAATCATCCGTTTTACCGAGAGAAGTGGATGTTTCTTCTCAGCTCTCGAGAGGAATAAGATTGAATATTCCTTTCCTTTCTGCAGCGATGGATACCGTAACCGAAAGCAAACTTGCCGTTGCCATTGCAAGAGAAGGCGGCATCGGTATCCTTCATAAAAACATGTCGATCGAGCAACAGGCTGAGGAAGCCGACAGGGTAAAACGCTCCGAAAGCGGAATGATAAGAAATCCTGTTACTCTTACTTCAGACAAAAAAGCCGCTGATGCTTTCGAAATGATGCGGAAATATTCCATTTCGGGAATTCCTATAGTTGATTCCACAGGTAAACTGATTGGAATTCTGACAAACCGTGATCTGAGGTTCGTGAAAGACCCAAGTCTCGGTGTTGATGAACTGATGACTTCGAAAAATCTCGTAACCGCTGCTGTCGGCACCACACTCGAATATGCAGAAGAACTTCTTCACCAGCACAGAATCGAAAAACTCCCCGTCGTCGACGGTGAAGGTATCCTGAGAGGCTTGATAACTTTCAAAGATATCCAAAAAAAGAAGCGATATCCGCTCGCCTGCAAGGATGAAATGGGCAGATTGAGAGTCGGAGCTGCTGTGGGTGTAAGTAACGACACTTTTGAGCGAATGGACAGACTTGTAGCTGTTGGTGTTGATGTTATTATTGTCGATACAGCTCACGGTCATTCGATGGGGGTGATCAACACAATCAAGAAGATTCGTACCAAATACCCCGACATTCAACTGATTGCCGGAAATATTGCCACATATGAAGCAGCATTGGAACTGTACGATGCAGGTGTGGATGCTGTAAAAGTTGGTATTGGTCCCGGTTCAATTTGTACTACAAGAGTAATAGCCGGTATTGGTGTACCACAAATCAGTGCAATTATGGAAGTGCACCGGGCTCTTAAAGACAAAGGGATTCCCATCATCGCAGATGGCGGAATAAAATATTCGGGAGATGTAGCAAAAGCCATCGCTGCGGGTGCTGATACAGTGATGATCGGTGGATTGTTTGCCGGAACCGACGAAAGTCCCGGTGAAAAAGTCCTTTACGATGGAAGGAGTTTCAAAGTTTACCGTGGTATGGGCTCATTGGATGCCATGAAAAAGGGAAGTGGTGACAGGTATTTTCAGGACTCCGAAACCGAGATCAGCAAACTTGTACCTGAAGGTGTCGAGGGTATGGTTCCATATAAAGGTCCATTGTCTGACACTGTTTTCCAGCTCACAGGTGGTCTGAAAGCTTCAATGGGATATGCAGGCGCAGCAACAATAACCGACCTCAAGGATAAATCAAGATTTGTGAAAATCACCGCTGCTTCATTAAAAGAGAGTCATCCTCACGACATTATTGTCACAAAGGAAGCTCCAAACTACCAAAAGATATGA